A single Candidatus Schekmanbacteria bacterium RIFCSPLOWO2_02_FULL_38_14 DNA region contains:
- a CDS encoding UDP-4-amino-4-deoxy-L-arabinose-oxoglutarate aminotransferase — translation MEEKQEITADKKNHQSPYLSIVVPVCNEQENLAHLYSRLKKTLDSLNSSYEIIFIDDGSRDKSWDILEDFRNKDNLIKIFQFNRNYGQHTAILAGFELSRGEVIVTIDADLQNPPEEIPKLLKEIENGHDVVGGLRKNRKDPFLRKFISKVGNKVLAKITGIKLKDYGCMLRAYRKEVVKRICDVNEFSSFFIPALAYTYANNLIEIVVEHNERLEGKSKYNLLKLAKLNFDILTSFSLIPIQIITLLGFFIGLTGGTFGGILILLKIFFNASNGFLTLISILAAFTGLQVFLLGLIGEYIGRIYVEVRKRPRYIINEKNNS, via the coding sequence ATGGAAGAAAAACAGGAAATAACAGCAGATAAAAAGAATCATCAATCACCTTACCTTAGCATAGTAGTCCCTGTTTGCAATGAACAGGAAAACCTCGCTCATCTCTACTCAAGATTAAAAAAGACCCTTGATAGCCTCAACTCATCATATGAAATCATTTTCATTGATGATGGCAGCAGGGATAAGTCATGGGACATCCTTGAGGATTTCAGGAACAAGGATAATCTTATAAAAATATTTCAATTTAACCGCAACTATGGTCAGCATACAGCAATTCTTGCAGGTTTTGAACTGTCAAGAGGAGAAGTAATTGTAACCATAGACGCAGACCTTCAGAACCCTCCTGAAGAAATTCCCAAGCTTTTAAAAGAGATTGAAAATGGCCATGACGTTGTTGGAGGATTGAGAAAGAACAGAAAAGACCCTTTTTTAAGAAAATTTATATCCAAGGTAGGTAATAAGGTTCTTGCAAAAATAACTGGAATAAAGCTTAAAGATTACGGGTGCATGTTGAGGGCTTACAGGAAAGAAGTGGTAAAAAGGATATGCGATGTCAATGAGTTCTCAAGTTTTTTTATTCCGGCGCTTGCTTACACATATGCCAACAATCTGATAGAAATCGTTGTAGAACATAATGAGAGGCTTGAGGGAAAATCAAAATATAACTTATTAAAACTTGCAAAGCTTAATTTTGACATTCTGACAAGTTTTTCTCTTATACCAATTCAGATTATAACACTTTTAGGCTTCTTTATTGGTCTGACCGGAGGAACATTTGGGGGAATCCTTATCCTTTTAAAAATATTTTTCAATGCATCAAACGGATTTCTTACCCTTATTTCTATCCTTGCAGCGTTTACAGGACTTCAGGTTTTCCTTCTTGGATTAATAGGTGAATATATTGGAAGAATCTATGTTGAGGTAAGGAAAAGGCCCCGTTATATTATCAACGAAAAAAATAATTCTTGA
- a CDS encoding NAD-dependent dehydratase has protein sequence MKVLITGGAGFLGSHLGDAFLAKGDEVFVLDQAKDFKIRHNLGNPKFHYFQDSILNEEILDSLVFKTDLIYHMAAVVGVEHYVGDPYNVLNVNINGTQNVLKAAFKYNKKIIFTSTSEVYGRNPKVPFSEDDDRVLGSTRIDRWCYSTSKAAGEHFCFAYYKMGLPVVILRYFNVYGPRLDKIDVGRILTIFMGQILRNELLSVIGDGMQTRCFTYIDDAIKATVAAGLLKEAEGKIFNVGDEKETTIKELAERMIKISGANTTIKYVTKESVYGDSYEDIQRRVPKVELMNNILKVHAETSLDDGLRTTIEWFRAIGKNF, from the coding sequence TTGAAAGTATTAATTACAGGAGGAGCAGGTTTTCTGGGGTCCCATCTTGGAGATGCGTTTCTCGCAAAAGGCGATGAGGTCTTTGTTCTTGACCAGGCAAAGGATTTTAAAATCAGGCATAATCTTGGAAACCCAAAGTTCCATTACTTCCAGGACTCAATCCTTAACGAAGAAATACTCGACAGTCTTGTTTTTAAAACAGACCTTATTTATCATATGGCTGCTGTGGTCGGTGTGGAACACTATGTTGGAGACCCATATAATGTCTTAAATGTAAATATCAACGGAACGCAGAACGTCCTGAAGGCTGCTTTCAAATACAACAAGAAGATTATATTCACTTCCACCTCTGAAGTTTATGGCAGGAACCCGAAGGTTCCATTCAGCGAAGACGACGACAGGGTTCTTGGTTCCACAAGAATAGACAGGTGGTGCTATTCCACATCAAAGGCAGCAGGAGAACATTTCTGCTTTGCCTATTATAAAATGGGTTTGCCTGTTGTAATTTTAAGGTATTTCAATGTTTACGGACCAAGACTTGATAAAATTGATGTGGGAAGAATATTAACTATTTTTATGGGGCAGATTTTAAGAAATGAACTCCTCTCTGTCATAGGTGACGGGATGCAGACGAGGTGTTTTACTTATATAGACGACGCAATAAAGGCAACCGTCGCAGCAGGGTTATTAAAGGAGGCTGAAGGAAAGATATTCAATGTCGGGGATGAAAAAGAAACTACAATTAAAGAACTGGCAGAGAGAATGATAAAAATCTCAGGAGCAAATACTACCATAAAATATGTGACAAAAGAATCAGTATACGGAGACAGCTATGAAGATATACAAAGGAGGGTTCCAAAGGTAGAATTAATGAACAATATTTTAAAAGTCCACGCAGAAACTTCTCTTGACGATGGGTTGAGAACGACAATCGAATGGTTTAGAGCCATAGGGAAAAACTTTTAG
- a CDS encoding UDP-4-amino-4,6-dideoxy-N-acetyl-beta-L-altrosamine transaminase — MKRENFLPFSLPTIEEDEISEVVDSLRSGWITTGPKVIRFEDDFKKYIGSPHAIAVNSGTAGLHISLMASGICDGDEVITSPMTFAATINTIVLQRAKPVFVDIDPDTFNIDTEIIEKRITRRTKAIIPIHIAGQPCNMDKIMNIAKKYNLIVIEDAAHAVGTEYKKIKIGNISDLTVFSFHPIKNMTTGEGGMITIKDEVIADKLRLLRFHGISKEAWKRYGKEGSPQYEILLPGLKYNMLDIQAAMGIHQLKKLDRFIETRKNIAQKYDKALKDIPEVIIPGRVDYECLHAWHLYIIKLRLEMLKISRNEFIEELKKENIGTGIHFTAVHLNPFYEKEFGFKRGDFPNAEFASDRIISIPLYPRMKDEDVDYVIDKIKKIVKLNKR, encoded by the coding sequence ATGAAGCGTGAAAATTTTCTTCCCTTTTCTCTGCCTACTATTGAAGAAGATGAGATTTCTGAAGTTGTGGACTCTTTGCGTTCAGGATGGATAACTACCGGTCCTAAGGTAATAAGGTTTGAAGATGATTTTAAAAAGTATATTGGCTCACCTCATGCAATAGCTGTTAACTCAGGAACAGCAGGGCTTCACATATCTCTCATGGCTTCAGGAATATGTGACGGAGATGAAGTTATCACAAGCCCGATGACCTTTGCAGCTACCATAAACACTATTGTTTTGCAGAGAGCAAAACCGGTTTTTGTTGATATAGACCCGGATACGTTTAATATTGATACTGAAATAATTGAAAAGAGAATAACCAGAAGGACAAAAGCGATAATCCCAATCCATATTGCAGGGCAACCCTGCAATATGGATAAAATCATGAATATTGCTAAAAAATATAATCTTATTGTTATTGAAGATGCTGCTCACGCAGTTGGAACTGAGTACAAAAAAATAAAAATTGGCAATATCAGCGATCTTACTGTTTTCAGTTTCCACCCAATAAAAAACATGACTACAGGTGAAGGCGGAATGATAACGATAAAAGATGAAGTGATTGCTGATAAACTCAGGCTATTGAGGTTTCACGGAATAAGCAAAGAGGCATGGAAACGCTACGGGAAAGAAGGTTCCCCTCAGTATGAAATCCTCCTGCCCGGATTAAAATACAATATGCTTGATATCCAGGCAGCAATGGGAATTCACCAGCTAAAAAAACTGGACAGATTTATAGAAACAAGAAAAAATATTGCGCAGAAATACGACAAGGCATTGAAAGACATTCCAGAAGTAATCATTCCCGGAAGAGTTGATTATGAGTGCCTCCATGCCTGGCATCTCTATATAATAAAACTCAGGCTTGAAATGCTCAAAATCAGCAGGAATGAATTTATTGAAGAATTAAAAAAGGAAAATATCGGAACAGGCATACATTTTACCGCTGTTCATCTTAACCCCTTTTACGAAAAAGAGTTTGGGTTTAAAAGAGGGGATTTTCCAAATGCTGAATTTGCCTCTGACAGGATAATCTCTATTCCGCTTTACCCGCGAATGAAGGATGAAGACGTTGATTACGTGATAGACAAAATAAAAAAGATTGTGAAATTAAACAAGAGATAA